Proteins co-encoded in one Sulfuricystis thermophila genomic window:
- a CDS encoding aldehyde ferredoxin oxidoreductase family protein, whose translation MAWTRKVLRVDLTHGTCKAEPLNMEWAQQYLGQRGLATKYFVSEVDSKVDPLSPENKLIMTTGPLTGTAASTGGRYSVVTKGALTGAIACSNSGGFFGAELKFAGWDMIIFEGKSPKPVYLSIENDKAELKDASHLWGKTTWQTEEIIKKSHQDPQVRVCSIGRAGENGVLYACVVNDLHRAAGRSGVGTVMGSKNLKAVAVRGTRGVSGIKDFKAFMAATAAGKKVLAENAVTGQGLPKYGTQVLMNVINEIGALPTRNHRDVQFEQANRISAEAMHEKRPTDGKTHLVTNAACFGCTIACGRISRIDETHFSVVNKPEYWGASGGLEYEAAWALGAANGVGDLEALQFANLICNEDGMDPISFGATVGAAMELYELGILTKEDIGMEAPFGSAQALVELAQMTAKGEGFGKELGLGSARLCAKHGHPELSMGVKKQEFPAYDSRGIQGMGLAYATSNRGACHLRGYTVASEVLGIPVKTDPHVTEGKAALVKAFQDATAVFDSSGLCIFTSFAWTLADIQPQIAAACEGDWSLEKLNEVGERIWNMERQFNLAAGFTAKDDDLPPRLKTEPAKTGPAKGLVNGLDKMKPEYYQLRGWDAEGVPTKDTLGRLGL comes from the coding sequence ATGGCATGGACTCGTAAAGTGCTGCGTGTCGATCTGACCCACGGCACCTGCAAAGCCGAACCGCTCAACATGGAATGGGCGCAGCAGTATCTTGGCCAGCGTGGGCTGGCCACCAAGTATTTCGTCAGCGAGGTCGACTCGAAGGTCGATCCGCTCTCGCCCGAGAACAAGCTGATCATGACCACCGGCCCGCTGACCGGCACGGCGGCCTCCACCGGCGGTCGTTATTCGGTGGTGACCAAGGGGGCGCTCACCGGCGCGATCGCCTGCTCGAATTCGGGCGGCTTCTTCGGTGCGGAACTGAAGTTCGCCGGCTGGGACATGATCATCTTCGAAGGCAAGAGCCCGAAGCCGGTCTATCTGTCGATCGAGAACGACAAGGCGGAATTGAAAGATGCTTCCCATCTGTGGGGCAAGACCACCTGGCAGACCGAGGAGATCATCAAGAAGAGCCACCAGGATCCGCAGGTACGCGTCTGCAGCATCGGCCGCGCCGGCGAAAACGGTGTGCTGTACGCCTGCGTCGTCAATGACCTGCACCGCGCCGCGGGCCGTTCCGGCGTCGGCACCGTGATGGGCAGCAAGAATCTCAAGGCCGTCGCGGTGCGCGGCACGCGCGGCGTTTCCGGCATCAAGGACTTCAAGGCCTTCATGGCGGCCACGGCCGCCGGCAAGAAGGTGCTGGCCGAGAACGCCGTCACCGGCCAGGGGCTGCCGAAATACGGCACCCAGGTGTTGATGAACGTGATCAACGAGATCGGCGCGCTACCGACGCGCAACCACCGCGACGTGCAGTTCGAACAGGCCAACCGCATTTCGGCCGAGGCGATGCATGAAAAGCGCCCGACCGACGGCAAGACTCATCTGGTGACGAACGCCGCCTGCTTCGGCTGCACGATCGCCTGCGGACGTATCTCGCGCATCGACGAGACGCACTTCTCGGTGGTCAACAAGCCGGAATACTGGGGCGCCTCCGGCGGCCTCGAATACGAGGCGGCCTGGGCGCTCGGCGCCGCCAACGGCGTCGGCGACCTCGAAGCCCTGCAGTTCGCCAACCTGATCTGCAACGAGGACGGCATGGACCCGATTTCCTTCGGCGCCACCGTCGGTGCGGCGATGGAGCTCTATGAGCTCGGCATCCTCACGAAAGAGGACATCGGCATGGAAGCGCCGTTTGGCTCGGCCCAGGCGCTGGTGGAACTGGCGCAGATGACCGCGAAGGGCGAGGGCTTCGGCAAGGAGCTCGGCCTGGGTTCGGCGCGGCTGTGCGCCAAGCATGGCCACCCCGAGCTGTCGATGGGCGTCAAGAAGCAGGAATTCCCGGCCTACGACTCGCGCGGCATCCAGGGCATGGGGCTCGCCTATGCCACCTCGAACCGCGGCGCCTGCCACCTGCGCGGCTACACCGTCGCCTCCGAGGTGCTCGGCATCCCGGTCAAGACCGACCCGCACGTCACCGAAGGCAAGGCCGCGCTGGTCAAGGCCTTCCAGGACGCCACGGCGGTGTTCGATTCTTCGGGCTTATGCATCTTCACCTCGTTCGCCTGGACGCTGGCCGACATCCAGCCGCAAATCGCCGCCGCCTGCGAGGGCGACTGGTCGCTAGAGAAACTCAACGAGGTCGGTGAGCGCATCTGGAACATGGAGCGCCAGTTCAATCTCGCCGCCGGCTTCACCGCGAAGGACGACGACCTGCCGCCGCGGCTGAAGACCGAGCCGGCCAAGACCGGTCCGGCGAAAGGTCTGGTCAATGGCCTCGACAAGATGAAGCCCGAGTACTACCAGCTGCGCGGCTGGGACGCCGAAGGCGTGCCGACCAAGGACACACTCGGCCGCCTAGGTTTGTAA
- a CDS encoding NAD(P)/FAD-dependent oxidoreductase has protein sequence MKHIIIGNGPAGVVAAETLRRLQPQAEIALIGDEAEPPYARMAIPYLLQGDIDEHGTHLRKTHDHFTTHGIHLIQGRVSCIDSVVKQIQFASGERLHYDKLLIATGSHPLRPAIPGIDLANVHTCWTLDDARAIAAKAQPGSRVVQLGAGFIGCIILEALASRGVKLTVVEMGDRMVPRMMTAKAGAMIKRWVESKGVAVHVNTAISAIEQDGDALCVKLGAGGTALQADLVICAAGVRPNVDFLAGSGVEIGQGIRVDRGMRTSVPDIYAAGDVTEAPGFHSGLPQLNAIQPNAADQGRIAAINMAGGNAELQGSLAINVLDTLGLISTSFGHWQGKGDGVELVDEANFRYLSLQFEDDVLIGATSIGWTDHVGALRGLIQTRTRLGAWKARLMADPTQFMAAYLGAAQKAA, from the coding sequence ATGAAGCACATCATCATCGGCAACGGCCCCGCAGGGGTCGTTGCCGCAGAGACTTTGCGCCGCCTGCAGCCGCAAGCAGAGATCGCGCTGATCGGTGACGAAGCCGAGCCACCCTACGCGCGCATGGCGATCCCGTATCTCCTGCAAGGCGACATCGACGAACATGGCACCCATCTGCGCAAGACGCACGACCATTTCACGACGCACGGCATCCATCTGATCCAGGGGCGGGTGAGCTGCATCGACTCGGTGGTGAAGCAGATCCAGTTCGCTTCCGGCGAGCGCCTGCATTACGACAAGCTCCTGATCGCCACGGGCTCCCATCCGCTGCGGCCGGCCATCCCGGGCATCGACCTCGCCAATGTGCACACTTGCTGGACGCTCGACGACGCGCGCGCGATCGCCGCGAAAGCCCAGCCCGGCAGCCGCGTGGTGCAGCTCGGCGCCGGCTTCATCGGCTGCATCATCCTGGAAGCGCTCGCCTCCCGCGGTGTGAAGCTCACCGTCGTCGAGATGGGCGACCGGATGGTGCCACGCATGATGACCGCGAAAGCCGGGGCGATGATCAAGCGCTGGGTGGAAAGCAAAGGGGTCGCGGTGCATGTCAATACCGCGATCAGCGCCATCGAGCAAGACGGCGACGCGTTGTGTGTGAAACTCGGCGCTGGCGGAACGGCACTGCAAGCCGACCTGGTGATCTGCGCCGCCGGCGTGCGGCCGAACGTCGATTTCCTCGCCGGCAGCGGTGTCGAGATCGGCCAGGGCATCCGTGTCGACCGCGGCATGCGCACTTCGGTGCCGGACATTTATGCCGCCGGCGATGTCACCGAAGCGCCCGGTTTTCATAGCGGCCTGCCCCAGCTCAACGCGATCCAGCCGAATGCCGCCGACCAGGGCCGCATCGCCGCGATCAACATGGCCGGCGGTAACGCCGAGCTGCAAGGCAGCCTGGCGATCAACGTGCTCGATACGCTCGGCCTGATCTCCACCTCCTTCGGCCACTGGCAAGGCAAAGGCGATGGCGTCGAGCTCGTCGATGAGGCGAACTTCCGCTATCTCTCGCTGCAATTCGAGGACGACGTGCTGATCGGCGCCACCAGCATCGGCTGGACGGATCACGTCGGCGCCTTGCGCGGCCTGATCCAGACGAGAACGAGACTGGGGGCCTGGAAGGCGCGGCTCATGGCCGACCCGACGCAGTTCATGGCCGCCTATCTGGGGGCAGCGCAGAAAGCCGCATGA
- the ylqF gene encoding ribosome biogenesis GTPase YlqF, producing MTIQWFPGHMAAARRKVAETLARTDVVIEVLDARCPEASSNPLIRELRAARQRPVLRVLNKADLADPAATAAWLDTYAQQPGVKAVALSCKKPGDAAKIPGLCRQLAPHRNDNTKPLRMMILGIPNVGKSTLMNALLKRRIAAVGDEPAVTRQQQSFDLGPGMTITDTPGLLWPKIEFDADGFMLAACHAIGRNAVIDEEVAVFLAGILLERYPALLAARYRIEPAKLDAVGVVEAVAKRRGCLRQGEFDLEKAALILLTDFRSGALGRISLETPASRAAMLARQTLETTAS from the coding sequence ATGACCATCCAATGGTTTCCCGGCCACATGGCCGCGGCGCGCAGGAAAGTCGCCGAGACGCTGGCGCGCACCGATGTCGTCATCGAGGTGCTCGACGCGCGTTGCCCGGAGGCCAGTAGCAATCCGCTGATCCGCGAGCTGCGCGCAGCGCGCCAGCGGCCGGTGCTGCGCGTGCTCAACAAGGCCGATCTCGCCGATCCGGCGGCAACCGCCGCCTGGCTCGATACCTATGCGCAGCAGCCGGGCGTGAAGGCGGTGGCGCTTTCCTGCAAGAAGCCAGGCGATGCGGCGAAGATACCCGGCCTATGCCGTCAGCTCGCCCCGCACCGCAACGACAATACCAAGCCGCTGCGCATGATGATCCTCGGCATCCCCAACGTCGGCAAATCGACGCTGATGAATGCGCTGCTCAAGCGCCGCATCGCCGCCGTCGGCGACGAACCCGCGGTGACCCGGCAGCAGCAGAGCTTCGATCTCGGCCCCGGCATGACGATCACCGACACGCCGGGTCTCCTGTGGCCGAAGATCGAGTTTGATGCCGACGGCTTCATGCTGGCGGCCTGTCATGCGATCGGCAGGAACGCCGTGATCGACGAAGAGGTGGCGGTGTTTCTCGCCGGAATCCTGCTCGAACGTTATCCGGCGCTGCTCGCGGCGCGTTACCGGATCGAGCCGGCAAAGCTCGATGCCGTCGGGGTCGTCGAGGCCGTGGCCAAAAGACGCGGCTGCCTGCGCCAAGGCGAGTTCGATCTCGAAAAGGCAGCGTTGATCCTGCTGACCGATTTTCGTTCTGGTGCCCTGGGCCGCATCAGTCTGGAAACGCCCGCGAGCCGCGCCGCGATGCTGGCACGGCAAACGCTCGAGACGACGGCGTCCTAG
- a CDS encoding 4Fe-4S dicluster domain-containing protein, with amino-acid sequence MQKSLYIDASKCTGCLQCELACSFENYGMFNPSRSRIKVFNFEHAGRKVPYTCTQCADAWCMNACPVDAIRIDAVTGAKVVHEAVCVGCKVCTIACPFGTINYVAETGKVQKCDLCGGDPACATACPTGAITYVDADWTGFDRMRAWAGKTDTAPRASA; translated from the coding sequence ATGCAGAAATCGCTCTACATCGACGCCAGCAAATGCACCGGGTGCCTGCAGTGCGAACTGGCGTGTTCCTTCGAAAACTACGGGATGTTCAACCCGTCCCGCTCGCGCATCAAGGTCTTCAACTTCGAACATGCGGGCCGCAAGGTGCCCTACACCTGCACCCAGTGCGCCGATGCCTGGTGCATGAACGCCTGCCCGGTCGATGCGATCCGCATCGACGCCGTCACCGGCGCCAAGGTGGTGCATGAAGCGGTCTGCGTCGGCTGCAAGGTCTGCACGATCGCCTGCCCGTTCGGCACGATCAACTACGTCGCCGAGACCGGCAAGGTACAGAAATGCGACCTGTGCGGCGGCGATCCCGCCTGCGCCACGGCCTGCCCCACCGGTGCGATCACCTACGTCGATGCCGACTGGACCGGCTTCGACAGGATGCGCGCCTGGGCCGGCAAGACCGACACTGCCCCGCGCGCCAGCGCCTGA
- a CDS encoding sensor histidine kinase produces the protein MKPFPGDGIVLRSILLTVLAFLVAGIGIFAFTYHATAERAARDVDIRLNQLLDTVYSTLSIACFLKDQALAEDVASGLLKSPEVLHVLIQADETTLVDAKRGGEAPVSEAVSLPPLERVVMSPFTPDKKVGMIRLSPNPEVIAQQRSDEIRRAAEQLLWQLLVVSGAIGTALIVFVARPISHLSQRLHSMEALRDERLAVPAGHENTELGRLVKDINQLADRLVVTIREAREAYEYAEAASEAKSRFLAHLSRDIRAPLTTIRQIARLGARQGESALDQAHFTRIDTAGAQLQATIDDVLDFSRIEAGKLILENHPCKLASLVADAVAAVEQHATAKGLELVCRQSPSLPEWIEGDAVRLRQILVTLLMNAVRHSSHGSIVLTVLSAEDELWFSVRDEGVGMTQEEIDCLFRAFAPEDRSPGRPEGGPRLAMPIAMNLASLMGGTIQAVSTPWHGSTFTLQLPLRLAECPR, from the coding sequence ATGAAGCCGTTCCCGGGCGATGGCATCGTCCTGCGTTCGATCCTGCTCACGGTGCTCGCCTTTCTCGTGGCGGGCATCGGCATATTCGCGTTCACCTATCATGCAACTGCCGAACGAGCAGCGCGGGATGTCGACATCCGGCTGAATCAGCTGCTCGACACGGTTTACAGCACCCTGAGCATCGCCTGCTTCCTGAAAGACCAGGCGCTCGCCGAGGATGTCGCCAGCGGGCTGCTGAAAAGTCCGGAAGTGCTGCATGTGCTGATCCAGGCCGATGAAACCACGCTCGTCGATGCAAAGCGTGGCGGCGAAGCACCGGTTTCGGAGGCCGTCTCGCTGCCTCCTCTCGAACGAGTGGTGATGTCCCCTTTCACACCCGACAAGAAAGTCGGCATGATCCGGCTTTCCCCCAACCCGGAAGTGATCGCCCAGCAGCGCAGCGACGAGATCCGGCGTGCAGCAGAGCAGCTGCTCTGGCAGCTTCTCGTCGTCTCGGGCGCGATCGGCACGGCACTGATCGTCTTCGTCGCCCGGCCGATTTCCCACCTCTCCCAGCGCCTGCATTCGATGGAGGCCCTGCGTGACGAAAGACTTGCCGTTCCCGCCGGCCACGAGAACACCGAACTCGGCCGCCTCGTCAAAGACATCAACCAATTGGCCGATCGACTGGTGGTGACGATCCGCGAAGCCCGCGAAGCATACGAGTATGCGGAAGCCGCTTCTGAAGCCAAAAGCCGCTTCCTCGCCCACCTCAGCCGCGATATCCGAGCACCGCTGACCACCATCCGCCAAATCGCCCGGCTCGGCGCACGCCAGGGGGAGTCTGCGCTCGATCAGGCCCACTTCACCCGCATCGACACTGCCGGTGCCCAATTGCAGGCCACGATCGACGACGTGCTGGATTTCTCCCGTATCGAGGCAGGGAAGCTGATCCTCGAAAATCACCCCTGCAAGCTCGCCAGTCTCGTCGCCGATGCAGTCGCTGCGGTCGAGCAACACGCAACCGCCAAGGGGCTCGAACTCGTCTGTCGGCAAAGTCCTTCCCTGCCCGAATGGATCGAGGGTGACGCGGTGCGCCTCCGGCAGATCCTCGTCACCCTGCTGATGAACGCCGTGCGCCACAGTTCGCACGGCAGCATCGTGCTGACCGTGCTAAGCGCCGAGGACGAACTGTGGTTTTCGGTCAGGGATGAAGGCGTCGGCATGACGCAGGAAGAAATCGACTGCCTGTTCCGTGCCTTCGCGCCTGAAGACCGCTCGCCGGGCCGTCCGGAAGGCGGCCCCCGGCTGGCGATGCCCATCGCGATGAACCTGGCCAGCCTGATGGGTGGCACGATCCAGGCCGTCAGCACCCCCTGGCATGGCAGCACCTTTACGCTGCAACTGCCACTGCGGCTGGCAGAATGCCCTCGCTAG
- the crcB gene encoding fluoride efflux transporter CrcB, producing the protein MLKMVFAIALGAALGALLRWFLGLKLNSLFPDIPPGTLAANLIGGYVIGLAIAYFALTPSIAPEWRLLIITGFCGGLTTFSTFSAEVVSLLQEGRPGWALGAIAVHVIGSLLATFAGVASFHWLKSA; encoded by the coding sequence ATGTTGAAAATGGTTTTCGCCATCGCTCTCGGGGCCGCGCTCGGTGCGCTGTTGCGCTGGTTCCTCGGTCTCAAGCTCAACAGTCTGTTCCCGGACATTCCGCCGGGAACGCTCGCCGCCAACCTGATCGGCGGCTATGTCATCGGCCTCGCGATCGCCTATTTCGCACTGACGCCGTCGATCGCGCCGGAATGGCGTTTGCTGATCATCACGGGTTTCTGTGGTGGTCTGACCACCTTTTCGACCTTTTCTGCCGAGGTCGTCAGCCTGCTGCAGGAAGGCCGGCCGGGCTGGGCGCTGGGAGCGATAGCCGTGCATGTCATCGGCTCACTGCTTGCCACTTTTGCCGGCGTGGCGTCTTTTCATTGGTTGAAATCGGCATGA
- a CDS encoding sulfite exporter TauE/SafE family protein: MFFATAGITVPLWLPPLAGFTLAFFCSMVGISGAFLLLPFQMSVLGYVSPSVTATNLVFNLVAIPGGVWRYAREGRMHWSLARIIALGTLPGLLAGWWLRLHWLAEPKTFKLFVGLVLAWLALRLLRSPSSTSHSSAPSDGGVPARGVFLLALVIGMVGGAYGIGGGSLMAPVLVAVFGLSLHAIAGATLFGTFLASLVGVAAYQFLPAPAGVTAQPDWALGLLFGIGGLAGMYLGARMQKHVPQRVLKTGLALLLAGLAAGYVLQFFR; the protein is encoded by the coding sequence GTGTTCTTCGCCACCGCCGGCATCACCGTCCCGTTGTGGCTGCCGCCGCTGGCCGGTTTCACCCTCGCCTTCTTCTGCTCGATGGTCGGCATCTCGGGCGCCTTCCTGCTGCTGCCCTTCCAGATGAGCGTGCTCGGCTACGTCTCGCCTTCGGTGACGGCGACCAATCTGGTCTTCAACCTCGTCGCGATTCCGGGCGGCGTCTGGCGCTATGCCCGCGAAGGCCGCATGCACTGGTCATTGGCGCGCATCATCGCGCTCGGCACGCTGCCGGGTCTGTTGGCGGGCTGGTGGCTGCGCCTTCATTGGCTGGCCGAACCGAAAACCTTCAAGCTCTTCGTCGGCCTGGTGCTCGCCTGGCTCGCCTTGCGGCTGCTGCGTTCCCCCTCCAGCACGTCTCACTCCTCCGCGCCGAGCGACGGCGGTGTCCCGGCACGGGGCGTGTTCCTGCTTGCGCTCGTCATCGGCATGGTCGGCGGCGCCTATGGCATCGGCGGCGGTTCGCTGATGGCGCCGGTGCTGGTGGCCGTGTTCGGTCTGTCGCTGCATGCAATCGCCGGGGCGACGCTGTTCGGCACCTTCCTCGCCTCGCTGGTAGGCGTGGCCGCCTACCAGTTCCTGCCAGCCCCCGCCGGCGTGACGGCCCAACCCGACTGGGCTCTCGGCCTCCTGTTCGGCATCGGCGGTCTTGCCGGCATGTATCTCGGCGCGCGGATGCAGAAACACGTGCCGCAGCGGGTGCTCAAAACGGGCTTGGCGCTCTTGCTGGCCGGGCTCGCGGCGGGCTATGTGCTGCAGTTTTTCCGCTGA
- the moeA gene encoding molybdopterin molybdotransferase MoeA, whose product MPALPFTCLDDYDPEALSVSRARQFLLDTVQPVAGHERLFVREALGRVLAEDVISPVDVPAHDNSAMDGWAVRHADLSPAGETRLKIVGTAFAGRPCEAKVGAGETARIMTGAMIPEGADCVVIQEVVRVEGKTIIVPPGQKPAQNIRRAGEDLQAGKPAIPAGKRLRPAELGVIASLGIAEISVRRRVRVALFSTGDELISLGMPLTPGAVYDSNRYTLWGMLTRLGCEVIDMGVVKDDPVALEAAFREAAACSDAIVTSGGVSVGEADFVKQLMARLGEVAFWKIAMKPGKPMAFGRIGQGKESAWLFGLPGNPVAVMVTFYQFVRPALMKLMGLDPLPHLPTFAARCTAPIKKGPGRTEFQRGILFRDNDEWCVRPTGHQGSGMLSSMAHADCFIVLEADRGKVEAGERVLVQPFEGLV is encoded by the coding sequence ATGCCTGCACTCCCTTTCACCTGCCTCGACGATTACGATCCGGAAGCGCTCTCCGTCTCCCGCGCCCGCCAGTTCCTGCTCGATACCGTCCAGCCCGTCGCCGGTCATGAGCGCCTCTTCGTGCGTGAGGCGCTCGGCCGCGTGCTCGCCGAGGACGTGATCTCGCCGGTCGACGTGCCGGCGCACGACAACTCGGCGATGGACGGCTGGGCGGTGCGCCACGCCGATCTCTCGCCCGCGGGCGAAACACGGCTCAAGATCGTCGGCACGGCCTTCGCCGGCCGCCCCTGTGAGGCGAAAGTCGGCGCTGGCGAGACGGCACGCATCATGACCGGCGCGATGATTCCCGAGGGCGCCGACTGTGTGGTGATCCAAGAAGTCGTGCGCGTCGAAGGCAAGACGATCATCGTCCCGCCGGGGCAGAAGCCGGCACAGAACATCCGCCGCGCCGGCGAGGACCTGCAGGCTGGCAAACCGGCGATTCCCGCCGGCAAGCGCCTGCGGCCCGCCGAACTCGGCGTGATCGCTTCGCTCGGCATTGCCGAAATCTCGGTGCGACGCCGCGTGCGCGTGGCGCTGTTTTCCACCGGCGACGAGCTGATCTCGCTCGGCATGCCGCTCACACCCGGCGCGGTCTATGACAGCAACCGCTATACGCTCTGGGGCATGCTGACGCGGCTGGGCTGCGAAGTCATCGACATGGGCGTGGTGAAGGACGATCCGGTGGCGCTGGAGGCAGCCTTCCGTGAAGCGGCGGCCTGCAGTGATGCGATCGTCACCAGCGGCGGCGTCTCGGTCGGCGAGGCGGATTTCGTCAAACAGCTGATGGCGCGCCTGGGCGAAGTGGCGTTCTGGAAGATCGCGATGAAGCCCGGCAAGCCGATGGCCTTCGGCCGCATCGGCCAAGGCAAGGAGAGCGCCTGGCTGTTCGGCCTGCCGGGCAACCCGGTCGCGGTGATGGTGACCTTCTACCAGTTCGTGCGGCCGGCCCTGATGAAACTGATGGGCCTCGATCCGCTGCCGCATCTGCCGACCTTCGCCGCGCGCTGTACTGCGCCGATCAAGAAAGGCCCGGGCCGCACCGAGTTCCAGCGCGGCATCCTGTTCCGCGACAACGATGAATGGTGCGTGCGGCCGACGGGCCATCAAGGTTCGGGCATGTTGAGCTCGATGGCCCATGCCGATTGTTTCATCGTGCTGGAGGCCGACCGCGGTAAGGTCGAAGCCGGCGAGAGGGTGCTCGTGCAGCCGTTCGAGGGGCTCGTCTAG
- a CDS encoding DUF190 domain-containing protein: MNGYQITFFTQQDRRHKGKPLAEWLVHLAKEMGLPGATLLTGSEGLGHDRRIHSARFFELADQPVEVVMAVDTEQAERLFARLKAEGVHLFYVKTAVEFGVLGEDG; encoded by the coding sequence ATGAACGGCTACCAGATCACCTTTTTCACCCAGCAGGATCGCCGCCACAAGGGCAAGCCGTTGGCCGAGTGGCTCGTGCATCTCGCCAAAGAGATGGGGCTGCCCGGTGCGACGCTGCTTACCGGCAGCGAGGGCCTGGGGCATGATCGCCGCATTCATTCGGCGCGTTTTTTCGAGCTGGCCGATCAACCGGTCGAGGTCGTGATGGCGGTCGATACCGAGCAGGCCGAACGCCTGTTCGCGCGTCTCAAGGCCGAGGGCGTGCATCTGTTTTACGTCAAGACTGCGGTCGAGTTTGGCGTGCTGGGGGAAGATGGGTAA
- a CDS encoding SDR family NAD(P)-dependent oxidoreductase, whose product MEIKGSVVLVTGGGNGIGEAVAKYFAKQGAKIAIVDMVQENIDRVLADLKAMGAEAIGVQANVTSEADTAKFIQATLDAFGKLNITVACAGIIRDGMMLTLDKQTGKVARKLGLDKWQPVIDVNLTGTFLTLRDSAEAMVNGGWPGLLVTISSVNKVGQIGQLNYSSTKVADALMPKIIIGEFMLRGIKNIRCVGIAPGYTATPMLTGMNQDALKAILKDVHLGRLVEPEEIARLIGHCAENEAINATTLEITGGLCYPGGIAK is encoded by the coding sequence ATGGAAATCAAAGGCAGTGTGGTTCTCGTCACCGGCGGCGGCAACGGCATCGGCGAAGCGGTCGCCAAGTATTTCGCCAAGCAAGGCGCGAAGATCGCCATCGTCGACATGGTGCAGGAAAACATCGACCGCGTGCTCGCCGATCTCAAGGCGATGGGTGCCGAGGCCATCGGCGTGCAGGCCAACGTCACCAGCGAAGCGGATACCGCGAAGTTCATCCAGGCGACCCTCGATGCCTTCGGCAAGCTGAACATCACCGTCGCCTGCGCCGGCATCATCCGCGACGGCATGATGCTCACCCTCGACAAGCAAACCGGCAAGGTCGCGCGCAAGCTGGGCCTCGACAAGTGGCAGCCGGTGATCGACGTCAACCTCACCGGCACCTTCCTGACGCTGCGCGATTCCGCCGAAGCGATGGTCAATGGCGGCTGGCCGGGTCTGCTGGTCACCATCTCCTCGGTCAACAAGGTCGGCCAGATCGGTCAGCTCAACTACTCCTCGACCAAGGTCGCCGACGCGCTGATGCCGAAGATCATCATCGGTGAATTCATGCTGCGCGGCATCAAGAACATCCGCTGCGTCGGCATCGCGCCGGGCTATACCGCGACACCGATGCTCACCGGCATGAACCAGGACGCACTGAAGGCGATCCTCAAGGACGTGCATCTCGGCCGCCTCGTCGAGCCGGAGGAAATCGCGCGCCTGATCGGCCATTGCGCGGAAAACGAGGCGATCAACGCCACGACGCTGGAAATCACCGGCGGCCTGTGCTATCCCGGCGGCATCGCCAAGTAA
- a CDS encoding MoaD/ThiS family protein: protein MKITFKLFAALQDYLPAAARARNALELELPEGTTIGQVIERFGLPQASCKLVLVDGLFVPPAERGTRTLKDGETLAIWPPIAGG, encoded by the coding sequence ATGAAAATCACCTTCAAGCTCTTCGCCGCGCTGCAGGACTACCTGCCGGCCGCTGCGCGCGCCCGCAATGCGCTCGAACTCGAGCTGCCCGAGGGCACCACGATCGGGCAGGTCATCGAGCGTTTCGGGCTGCCGCAAGCCTCCTGCAAGCTGGTGCTGGTCGATGGCCTCTTCGTGCCGCCGGCAGAGCGCGGAACCCGCACGCTCAAGGACGGCGAGACGCTCGCTATCTGGCCGCCAATCGCGGGGGGCTGA